A single region of the Gracilibacillus caseinilyticus genome encodes:
- a CDS encoding DUF2905 domain-containing protein — MTDVGKIFIVIGIVCIIVGLLWGFIGKLPGDFSFKKGNVSFHFPIMTSIIVSIILTIIFAIIGRFK, encoded by the coding sequence TTGACGGACGTCGGTAAAATCTTTATTGTAATAGGGATTGTATGTATAATCGTTGGTCTGTTATGGGGATTCATTGGTAAGCTGCCTGGTGATTTCAGCTTTAAAAAAGGTAATGTATCTTTTCATTTTCCAATCATGACATCAATAATTGTGAGTATTATCCTGACAATTATTTTTGCAATAATAGGACGTTTTAAGTAG
- the queA gene encoding tRNA preQ1(34) S-adenosylmethionine ribosyltransferase-isomerase QueA yields the protein MNIEDFDFDLPEELIAQTPLQDRASSRLMVLNREKRSITHHHFYDILDFLEKGDCLVLNNTKVLPARLYGMKQDTGAKVEVLLLSQIEDNDWEVLVKPAKKIKVGSTIVFGDGQLKATCIDTKEHGGRILRLEYEGILYEVLDELGEMPLPPYIKEQLDEKDRYQTVYAREQGSAAAPTAGLHFTNELLEQIEQKGIEIAFITLHVGLGTFRPVSVDNVEEHEMHAEFYQMTETTANQLNEVKKRGGKIISVGTTSTRTLETIARDTNGVFEERNGWTDIFIYPPYQFKAIDGLITNFHLPKSTLIMLVSALSDRDFILEAYNKAVAERYRFFSFGDAMLIM from the coding sequence ATGAATATAGAAGATTTTGATTTTGATTTACCAGAGGAATTAATCGCACAGACACCGTTACAAGATCGCGCTAGTTCAAGGTTAATGGTGTTAAATCGTGAAAAGCGATCGATCACACATCACCATTTTTACGATATATTAGATTTTCTTGAAAAAGGTGATTGTTTAGTCTTAAACAATACAAAAGTGTTGCCGGCAAGATTGTATGGTATGAAACAGGATACAGGTGCCAAAGTGGAAGTGTTATTATTATCGCAAATAGAAGATAATGATTGGGAAGTCCTCGTGAAACCAGCTAAAAAAATAAAAGTCGGTTCTACGATTGTCTTTGGTGATGGGCAATTAAAAGCGACCTGTATTGATACGAAAGAGCATGGCGGTCGCATCCTTCGGTTAGAATATGAGGGAATTCTTTATGAAGTGCTGGATGAGCTCGGCGAAATGCCGCTTCCGCCTTATATTAAAGAACAATTGGATGAGAAAGATCGATATCAGACTGTTTATGCACGCGAACAAGGTTCAGCAGCAGCACCAACTGCAGGGTTGCATTTTACCAATGAACTTCTCGAACAAATCGAACAAAAAGGAATCGAGATTGCATTTATTACATTGCATGTTGGATTAGGGACATTCCGTCCGGTTAGTGTAGACAATGTCGAAGAACACGAAATGCATGCAGAATTCTATCAGATGACAGAAACAACAGCAAATCAGCTTAATGAGGTAAAGAAGCGTGGAGGCAAAATTATTTCGGTCGGGACAACCTCAACCAGAACGCTTGAAACAATAGCACGTGATACAAATGGTGTATTTGAAGAGCGTAATGGCTGGACGGATATTTTTATTTACCCACCGTATCAGTTTAAAGCGATCGATGGCTTGATTACGAATTTCCATTTGCCTAAGTCGACATTAATTATGTTAGTGAGTGCACTATCAGATCGAGACTTTATTTTAGAGGCCTATAATAAAGCAGTTGCTGAGCGTTACCGCTTCTTCAGCTTTGGTGACGCGATGTTAATTATGTAA
- the tgt gene encoding tRNA guanosine(34) transglycosylase Tgt — translation MTAIRYEHIKTCKQTGARLGKVHTPHGSFDTPAFMPVGTLATVKTMSPEELKQMGANMILSNTYHLWLRPGHEIVKEAGGLHKFMNWDGAILTDSGGFQVFSLSDLRKIKEEGVHFRNHLNGEKLFLSPEKAMNIQNALGSDIMMAFDECPPYPAEHDYMKKSVERTSRWAERCLEAHDRKDVQGLFGIVQGGEYEDLRRLSAQDLTSLDFPGYAIGGLSVGEPKDVMNRVLEFTTPLLPSDKPRYLMGVGSPDSLIDGAIRGVDMFDCVLPTRIARNGTLMTSEGRLVVRNAKFARDFSPLDPNCDCHVCKNYTRAYIRHLVKSNETFGFRLTTYHNLYFLLKLMEQVREAIMQDRLGDFKEEFFEKYGFNKPNAKNF, via the coding sequence ATGACTGCGATAAGATATGAACATATAAAAACATGTAAACAAACAGGAGCAAGACTAGGAAAGGTCCATACACCACATGGTTCCTTTGATACTCCCGCTTTCATGCCAGTCGGAACATTAGCGACTGTCAAGACAATGAGTCCAGAAGAATTAAAACAGATGGGGGCAAATATGATCCTGTCCAATACTTATCATTTGTGGCTCAGACCTGGTCACGAAATCGTAAAGGAAGCAGGGGGATTGCACAAGTTTATGAACTGGGATGGTGCAATATTAACTGATTCCGGAGGATTCCAGGTTTTCAGTTTAAGTGACTTACGTAAAATTAAAGAAGAAGGTGTACATTTTCGTAATCATTTAAACGGTGAAAAACTCTTTTTGTCACCAGAAAAAGCAATGAACATTCAAAATGCATTAGGCTCTGATATTATGATGGCATTTGATGAATGCCCACCATACCCGGCAGAACATGACTATATGAAAAAGTCAGTGGAACGAACAAGCAGATGGGCAGAACGCTGTCTTGAAGCCCATGACCGAAAAGATGTTCAAGGATTATTCGGGATTGTTCAGGGGGGCGAATATGAAGATTTACGTCGTTTAAGTGCACAAGACTTAACATCATTAGATTTCCCGGGATACGCAATTGGCGGATTATCTGTCGGGGAACCGAAAGATGTTATGAACCGTGTATTAGAATTCACTACACCATTATTGCCTTCAGATAAACCAAGATATTTAATGGGAGTAGGTTCTCCAGATTCCTTAATAGATGGCGCTATTCGTGGCGTTGATATGTTTGATTGTGTACTGCCGACGAGAATTGCCCGTAATGGAACACTGATGACATCAGAAGGACGTTTGGTTGTCCGTAACGCGAAATTCGCTCGTGATTTTTCACCATTAGACCCAAATTGTGACTGTCATGTTTGTAAAAATTATACAAGGGCTTACATCCGACATTTAGTAAAATCAAATGAAACTTTCGGTTTCAGACTTACTACTTATCATAATCTATATTTTCTGTTAAAATTAATGGAGCAAGTTCGTGAAGCAATTATGCAAGACCGACTTGGAGATTTTAAAGAAGAGTTCTTTGAAAAATATGGTTTTAATAAACCAAATGCAAAGAATTTTTAA
- the yajC gene encoding preprotein translocase subunit YajC, which translates to MEFLATLGPLVLMIVIFYFLLIRPQQKKQKQVRHMQSELKKGDKIVTIGGFHGTVHALDEDSLVLITGDGTKLTYDRSAVRDVVEQS; encoded by the coding sequence ATGGAATTTTTAGCAACCCTTGGTCCGCTTGTTTTAATGATTGTGATCTTTTACTTTCTATTAATCAGACCACAACAGAAGAAACAAAAACAAGTACGTCACATGCAATCTGAACTGAAAAAAGGGGACAAGATTGTAACAATTGGTGGTTTCCACGGCACTGTTCATGCCTTGGACGAAGACAGCCTTGTACTTATTACAGGTGATGGAACAAAACTTACATACGACCGCTCAGCAGTGCGCGACGTAGTAGAACAGAGCTAA
- a CDS encoding TIGR04086 family membrane protein has protein sequence MKTIVGVLYGWIGIFVVMLAASIILTLLLRFTSLGESTLEMSTLFISFIALFAGGLIAGLKAKHKGIWVGALTSLLFTFIVFCYRFLGLHLGFSVIELVNHTAYLLLAIIGAIIGVNLSSEEEAA, from the coding sequence GTGAAGACAATCGTGGGTGTTCTGTATGGTTGGATTGGCATTTTTGTAGTTATGTTAGCGGCAAGTATCATCTTAACGCTTTTGTTACGTTTTACATCACTAGGAGAATCCACACTAGAGATGTCTACGCTATTTATCAGTTTTATTGCATTATTCGCTGGAGGATTGATTGCTGGATTAAAGGCAAAACATAAGGGCATTTGGGTAGGAGCATTGACCAGCTTGTTATTTACTTTTATCGTGTTTTGCTACCGATTTTTAGGCTTACATCTTGGATTTTCCGTGATAGAGCTGGTCAATCATACGGCTTATTTGTTACTAGCCATAATCGGCGCCATCATAGGCGTCAATCTGTCATCCGAGGAAGAAGCTGCATAA
- a CDS encoding ArsB/NhaD family transporter encodes MSVTIAIAVFIISYIFIMSEKINRALVALAGGVLLLLTGVYQWEDAVTSYIDWNTVALLFAMMVLVAITKKTGVFTYIAIWLAKLVKGKPIPLMVGIGFLTALGSALLDNVTTVLLFVPVILTLTNLLQLPTFPYLLTIILTANIGGTATLIGDPPNIMIGQAVPHLTFLSFLEHTAPISLLLLVLVLVLLSVWFRKQLKQIDSTRIHDLMQMKESQYLKKSPLLYQSLSVLLLTIIGFLLHPVFHVDLTIIALCGAILLLIVSEKEVDTDKIFEQVEWVTLFFFIGLFMLVGGLEEVGVIDELARSIMWLTEGDMTNTALLLLWVSGIFSGIVDNIPFVAAMIPVIEEFETYGMTNLDPLWWSLALGACLGGNGTLIGASANVVVAGLADAQNKPISFVKFMLYGIPVVILSLIISTIYIYFRYLLPFQQPL; translated from the coding sequence ATGTCAGTAACTATTGCCATAGCCGTTTTCATTATTAGCTATATATTTATAATGTCAGAGAAGATAAATCGCGCACTGGTAGCATTAGCAGGTGGGGTATTGTTGCTTTTGACAGGTGTATACCAATGGGAGGATGCTGTTACCTCCTATATTGACTGGAACACTGTAGCGTTATTATTTGCGATGATGGTGTTAGTTGCCATAACGAAAAAAACTGGTGTTTTCACTTATATCGCGATCTGGCTTGCGAAATTAGTAAAAGGAAAACCAATTCCGTTAATGGTTGGAATCGGTTTTCTAACAGCACTTGGTTCTGCATTACTCGACAATGTAACAACGGTGCTGTTATTTGTACCTGTTATTTTAACTTTGACCAATCTTTTACAATTACCAACGTTCCCATACTTACTGACGATTATTTTGACTGCGAATATCGGAGGGACGGCGACATTAATAGGGGATCCGCCAAATATTATGATTGGTCAAGCAGTACCACACTTAACATTTTTGTCCTTCCTGGAACATACCGCACCGATTTCGTTACTATTGCTGGTACTCGTGCTGGTGCTGTTAAGTGTATGGTTCCGAAAGCAGTTAAAACAGATAGATTCAACTCGCATACATGATTTAATGCAAATGAAAGAATCTCAATACCTAAAAAAATCACCATTACTGTACCAATCCCTTTCTGTATTGTTATTAACAATAATAGGCTTTCTGCTCCATCCTGTTTTTCATGTAGATTTAACAATCATTGCACTGTGTGGAGCGATCCTGTTGCTGATCGTAAGTGAAAAAGAGGTAGATACGGATAAAATCTTTGAACAAGTGGAATGGGTAACGTTATTTTTCTTCATTGGCTTGTTTATGCTTGTGGGCGGGTTGGAAGAGGTAGGCGTGATAGATGAATTAGCACGTTCGATTATGTGGTTGACAGAAGGGGATATGACGAATACCGCTCTTCTGTTGTTGTGGGTGTCCGGAATATTTTCAGGGATTGTTGATAATATACCGTTCGTAGCGGCGATGATACCAGTAATAGAAGAATTCGAAACATACGGGATGACGAATTTGGATCCATTATGGTGGTCGCTTGCACTTGGAGCCTGTTTGGGTGGAAATGGTACATTAATCGGTGCATCTGCAAATGTTGTTGTGGCTGGACTAGCGGACGCACAAAATAAACCAATTTCGTTTGTGAAATTCATGCTTTACGGTATTCCTGTAGTTATACTATCTCTAATTATTTCTACGATTTATATTTACTTCCGCTATTTATTGCCATTTCAACAGCCTTTATAA
- a CDS encoding DUF421 domain-containing protein: protein MGIEEIMAIVPRTIFYYFVVVIIFRLMGKREVGELSLLDIVVYIMIAEVAVLTIADLELSFTYGLIPMILLMIIQWMTAWISLKSPLFRAWFEGKPSIIIAQGKIDENEMKKNRFNFDDLLQQLREHGTESINDVAYAILEPSGKLSILEKNQNNVQPVIDGLVLPLIVDGRIQEKALKHLNKDQNWVVEEMRNRGFDSVEEISFCSIDVNNEWYIDKKNEKK from the coding sequence ATGGGCATTGAGGAGATTATGGCGATCGTACCGCGGACAATCTTTTACTATTTTGTGGTAGTCATTATTTTTCGTTTGATGGGTAAAAGAGAAGTGGGAGAATTAAGTCTGCTTGATATAGTCGTTTATATTATGATTGCTGAAGTAGCTGTACTAACGATAGCTGATTTGGAGTTGTCATTTACTTATGGTTTAATTCCGATGATTCTTTTGATGATTATTCAATGGATGACGGCGTGGATATCATTAAAAAGCCCCTTGTTTCGTGCCTGGTTTGAAGGCAAACCGTCGATTATCATAGCTCAAGGGAAAATTGATGAAAATGAAATGAAAAAAAACCGATTTAATTTTGACGATTTATTACAGCAATTACGTGAGCATGGAACAGAAAGTATAAATGATGTTGCCTATGCCATTCTAGAACCGTCTGGAAAGCTATCGATACTAGAAAAAAATCAAAATAATGTGCAGCCTGTCATTGATGGACTGGTTTTACCGTTAATTGTGGATGGCAGGATTCAGGAGAAGGCATTAAAGCATTTAAACAAAGATCAGAATTGGGTGGTCGAGGAAATGCGCAACCGTGGATTTGATTCGGTCGAGGAGATCTCCTTTTGTTCGATCGATGTCAATAATGAATGGTATATCGATAAGAAAAATGAAAAGAAATAA
- the spoVB gene encoding stage V sporulation protein B, translating to MTKQNFLKGTIILIIAGMITRFLGFVNRIVVARLMGEEGIGLYNMALPTLFLMYTISQIGLPIAISKRVAEADARGDFVKIKQILIISLSITVSLSVISTVLMYLIIPYVANHLLTDPRVYYPMMAILPIIPISAVAAVIRGYFQGRQNMKPQSIAQVIEQVVRIGFILVLVTWLAPRGIEFAAAGAMIAVIIGEGVSLLFMLKMFRLKKRIKLRKNIWQYVKTGSDTLRQLFSIAIPSTASRLVNSISNFLEPILVAQSLALAGFQATVATKQYGALTGYALPLLFLPTFITHSLAVALVPNISEAEAKQHKKLIHYRIHQAIRLSFASGAIATVLLTLFADAILQYMYGTNNASLFLKIMAPCFLFMYIQFPLNASLQALDLAKQAMWNNIGSTIIKFIILIVLTTNPQIGIYGAAIAMSVGVIIGTVFHLITLFRAIKFYIPMKMILKMFALIGLTFWMGQLLIQLFDFHIEHTLRFLFIVVLLFISYLIFLFCLQFISKDELQQLRKNK from the coding sequence GTGACCAAACAAAATTTTTTAAAAGGGACAATCATTCTAATCATCGCCGGTATGATTACACGTTTTTTAGGCTTTGTTAATCGAATCGTTGTCGCCCGATTAATGGGAGAAGAAGGCATCGGTCTATATAACATGGCCTTACCTACCTTATTTTTAATGTATACCATTTCGCAAATTGGTTTACCGATTGCCATTTCCAAAAGAGTTGCAGAAGCTGATGCGAGAGGTGACTTTGTTAAAATCAAACAAATATTAATTATCTCGCTATCCATCACGGTATCCCTAAGTGTGATCTCTACAGTACTCATGTACCTGATCATCCCATATGTAGCCAACCATTTATTGACCGATCCTCGTGTATATTATCCTATGATGGCGATTCTTCCAATCATTCCGATCAGTGCTGTCGCAGCAGTAATCCGAGGATATTTCCAGGGTAGACAAAATATGAAGCCACAAAGTATTGCACAAGTAATTGAACAAGTAGTGCGTATTGGTTTCATTCTCGTCCTGGTGACATGGCTCGCTCCACGTGGTATAGAATTTGCCGCTGCAGGAGCAATGATCGCGGTTATCATTGGCGAAGGTGTTTCTTTACTATTCATGTTAAAAATGTTCCGTCTAAAGAAACGAATCAAGCTCCGGAAAAACATTTGGCAATATGTAAAAACAGGTTCAGACACGTTAAGACAATTATTCTCGATCGCAATACCAAGTACCGCCAGCCGGTTAGTCAACTCCATTTCCAATTTTTTAGAGCCTATTTTAGTAGCACAGAGTCTAGCACTTGCTGGATTTCAAGCAACAGTCGCAACCAAACAATATGGGGCTCTGACCGGATATGCATTGCCGCTACTATTCTTACCAACCTTTATCACACATTCACTAGCAGTTGCACTCGTACCGAATATTAGTGAAGCAGAGGCAAAACAGCATAAAAAGTTAATTCATTACCGTATTCATCAGGCCATACGGCTTTCCTTCGCTTCCGGCGCAATTGCTACTGTTCTGTTAACACTCTTTGCAGATGCTATCTTACAGTATATGTATGGCACTAATAACGCTAGCCTTTTCTTAAAAATTATGGCTCCTTGCTTTTTATTTATGTATATTCAGTTTCCGCTAAATGCTTCTTTACAAGCACTTGATCTCGCCAAACAAGCGATGTGGAATAATATCGGATCAACCATTATCAAATTTATTATTTTGATCGTACTTACGACCAATCCGCAAATCGGAATCTACGGGGCGGCTATTGCGATGAGTGTCGGTGTTATTATCGGAACCGTATTTCATCTGATTACTTTGTTTCGCGCGATTAAATTTTATATCCCTATGAAAATGATCCTAAAAATGTTTGCTTTAATTGGATTAACTTTCTGGATGGGGCAATTGTTAATCCAACTGTTCGATTTCCATATAGAGCACACTCTACGCTTTTTGTTTATCGTCGTCCTTCTGTTTATCAGTTACTTGATTTTCTTATTCTGTTTACAATTTATTAGCAAGGATGAGTTGCAGCAATTACGAAAAAATAAATAG
- a CDS encoding post-transcriptional regulator, which produces MVNRKQVSSWRNELDVVLESKLRELQLLDYSKTTIDDIWNCLVDKVWKGNPDKALYEVVQDILHLNPNIYMTYLTQKSWMDTNLQESLDALLGNRKSD; this is translated from the coding sequence ATGGTAAATCGTAAACAAGTTTCGTCTTGGCGGAACGAATTAGACGTAGTGCTTGAGAGTAAATTGCGTGAATTGCAATTACTCGATTATTCCAAAACAACGATTGATGATATTTGGAATTGTTTAGTGGATAAGGTTTGGAAGGGCAATCCTGACAAAGCGTTATATGAAGTGGTGCAGGACATTCTGCATTTAAACCCTAACATCTATATGACTTATCTAACACAAAAATCATGGATGGATACAAATCTTCAAGAATCGCTCGATGCCCTGTTAGGCAATCGGAAATCGGACTAA
- the secDF gene encoding protein translocase subunit SecDF, which translates to MVKRGRIVAFFLIVLVLGATIGTTYQDIAKNIKLGLDLQGGFEVLYDVEPLDEDEEVTRSVLESTVETLERRVNSIGISEPSFNIEEPNRIRVQLAGVEDQDQAREMLATTAELTFRDVNGKKYLDGSDIQEGSAKQDFDPDTNQPIVTLKFKDADRFGDTTKQILDDSELANQVVIWMDYEEGDTYEEEIQKEDSKVISAPSVSQVLRTKDIMITGDFTIEEAQQLANLLNAGSLPVDLKEEYSTSVGAQFGQQALDKTIFASVLGVILIFIYMMFYYRFPGFIAAITLSIYIYLVLLVFELMNGVLTLPGIAALVLGVGMAVDANIITYERIKEELKEGKSVKAAFKSGNKQSLSTIFDANITTMIAAAVLFIFGTSSVKGFATLLMVSIVLSFVTAVFGSRLFLGFWVNSNFLNKRPGWFGVKKDDIIDLNSREEVEPRFFGRQFDFVKHRKKFFSVSIGLVALGIICLAVFRLNLGIDFVSGSRVEVLADQSLKTEEIEQEFEKLDLEVSAPVVLSGEDENIAVARFEDELSEDKVSEVRTHFEDKYGSAPTVNTVSPVVGKELAENAVKAVIYASIGIIIYVTIRFEFYSALTAILALLHDAFFIIALFSITRLEFDITIIAAILTIVGYSINDTIVTFDRIRENLKKRKKVKSFAELAKIVNHSLMQTFARSINTVLTVIFAAAMLLFFGANAITNFSFALVVGLFAGTYSSLFIAAQVWLVWRGKSVKEKPIEYKEKKYNDGPQV; encoded by the coding sequence ATGGTGAAAAGAGGGAGAATCGTTGCGTTTTTCCTAATAGTGTTAGTGTTAGGAGCGACGATTGGTACTACATATCAGGATATTGCAAAAAATATTAAATTAGGACTTGATTTACAAGGTGGTTTCGAGGTACTTTATGACGTTGAACCCTTGGATGAAGATGAGGAAGTAACAAGAAGTGTACTTGAATCTACGGTTGAAACACTCGAAAGACGTGTGAATTCGATCGGGATCAGTGAACCAAGCTTCAATATCGAAGAACCGAATCGTATTCGTGTACAACTCGCTGGTGTGGAAGATCAGGATCAGGCAAGAGAGATGCTGGCAACAACAGCTGAACTGACTTTCCGTGATGTGAACGGAAAGAAATATCTGGATGGTTCTGATATTCAGGAAGGTAGTGCAAAGCAAGACTTTGATCCAGATACGAATCAACCGATTGTAACGCTCAAATTTAAAGATGCCGATCGATTTGGTGATACGACGAAACAAATTTTAGATGACTCTGAACTCGCAAATCAAGTAGTTATTTGGATGGACTATGAAGAAGGCGATACATACGAAGAGGAAATCCAAAAAGAGGATTCTAAAGTTATTTCTGCCCCATCGGTAAGTCAAGTATTAAGAACAAAAGATATTATGATTACGGGTGACTTCACGATTGAAGAGGCCCAGCAATTGGCCAACTTACTAAACGCTGGTTCCTTACCAGTGGATTTGAAAGAAGAGTATTCGACTTCTGTTGGTGCCCAATTTGGTCAGCAAGCATTAGACAAAACCATTTTTGCCAGTGTATTAGGTGTCATTTTAATCTTTATTTATATGATGTTCTATTACCGATTCCCAGGATTCATTGCAGCAATCACGCTAAGTATTTATATTTATCTAGTACTGCTTGTCTTCGAATTAATGAACGGTGTGTTAACTTTACCGGGTATTGCCGCATTGGTATTAGGGGTTGGTATGGCAGTTGATGCTAATATCATAACGTATGAGCGGATAAAAGAAGAATTAAAAGAAGGTAAATCTGTCAAAGCTGCTTTTAAATCAGGAAATAAGCAATCACTATCGACGATATTTGATGCGAACATCACGACAATGATCGCTGCTGCCGTTTTATTTATATTCGGTACAAGCTCTGTGAAAGGTTTTGCAACCTTGCTAATGGTAAGTATTGTGTTAAGTTTCGTAACAGCTGTGTTTGGCTCCAGGTTGTTCCTGGGCTTTTGGGTGAACAGTAATTTCTTAAACAAACGTCCAGGCTGGTTTGGTGTCAAAAAGGATGACATAATTGACCTTAATAGTCGCGAAGAAGTAGAACCGAGATTTTTCGGCCGTCAATTTGATTTTGTTAAACACCGTAAGAAGTTTTTCAGTGTCTCCATCGGGTTAGTGGCTTTAGGTATTATCTGTTTGGCTGTGTTCAGACTGAATCTTGGCATTGATTTCGTTTCCGGTTCGCGAGTAGAGGTTCTTGCCGATCAGTCATTAAAAACAGAAGAAATTGAGCAGGAATTTGAAAAGCTTGATTTAGAAGTGAGTGCACCAGTTGTCTTGTCTGGAGAAGATGAAAATATTGCAGTTGCTCGATTTGAGGATGAACTTTCCGAAGACAAAGTATCGGAAGTCAGAACGCATTTCGAAGACAAATACGGTAGTGCACCTACTGTCAATACGGTCTCTCCTGTTGTAGGAAAAGAATTAGCTGAAAATGCTGTAAAGGCGGTAATCTATGCATCGATTGGGATTATCATTTATGTGACCATCCGCTTTGAGTTTTATTCAGCACTTACCGCGATTCTTGCCTTACTGCACGATGCCTTTTTCATAATTGCTCTGTTCAGTATAACAAGGCTCGAATTTGATATTACGATTATCGCTGCCATTCTGACAATTGTGGGTTATTCGATTAATGATACCATTGTTACGTTTGACAGGATCAGAGAAAATCTCAAGAAACGGAAGAAGGTTAAATCGTTTGCTGAGCTTGCCAAAATTGTTAACCATAGTTTAATGCAGACTTTTGCAAGAAGTATTAACACGGTATTAACGGTTATTTTTGCAGCTGCTATGTTGTTATTCTTTGGTGCAAATGCAATTACCAACTTCTCCTTCGCGTTGGTTGTCGGATTATTCGCCGGTACGTACTCTTCGTTGTTTATCGCAGCACAAGTATGGTTAGTATGGCGAGGTAAATCAGTAAAAGAAAAACCGATCGAATACAAAGAAAAGAAATATAACGACGGCCCACAAGTGTAA
- a CDS encoding LapA family protein produces the protein MKGQTYLILAVLFAVIIAIFAVINVDPVEVNYLFGTGEAPLILIILFSVLMGVVITAASGVVRILRLQRELRAAKLELSALQQDEKNNQYPAKTDKTDGLNEDNGDKVK, from the coding sequence ATGAAGGGACAGACTTATTTAATTTTGGCTGTACTGTTTGCAGTAATTATCGCCATTTTTGCGGTGATTAATGTCGACCCTGTAGAGGTTAATTATTTATTCGGGACAGGGGAAGCACCGTTAATTTTGATCATTTTATTTTCTGTATTAATGGGTGTTGTCATCACTGCAGCTTCTGGTGTGGTTCGAATACTGCGTTTACAACGAGAACTGCGTGCTGCAAAGCTGGAATTGTCAGCTCTTCAACAAGATGAAAAAAATAATCAATATCCTGCAAAAACTGACAAAACAGACGGTCTAAATGAAGATAACGGTGATAAAGTAAAATAA